In Erigeron canadensis isolate Cc75 chromosome 8, C_canadensis_v1, whole genome shotgun sequence, the DNA window AACAGTCGTACACCTACATGGCGGGATCGATGAGCCACAAAGTGATGGTAACTCGCACTCATGGTTCACGGCTCGGTTTAAAGAGCGTGGGCCCATGTGGACTAAAAAGACATATCAGTACCATAATCAGCAACAGCCCGGCAACTTATATTACCATGACCACGCCATGGGGTTGACTAGAGTCAACCTACTCGCTGGGCTGTTTGGGGCCTACATAATACGCCATGAAGACGTTGAGGCCCCACTTGGATTACCTAACGGCGATGAATTTGATCGGCCGTTAGTTGTTTTTGATCGTACCTTTAGAGCTAATGGATCCATCTACATGGACCTAAAAGGGAATAACCCGAGTATACATCCACAATGGCAACCCGAGTATTTCGGTGATGTCATTGTTGTTAATGGCAAAGCGTGGCCATATATGAACGTTCGTAGGAGAAAATACCGGTTTCGTATCATCAATGCTAGTAACGCAAGGTTTTTTAAGTTCTTCTTTAGCAACGGTTTAAGTTTTATCCATGTGGCATCTGACTCGGTTTATAATGAGGAGTCGGTATTGGTGAAAGAGTTACTTTTGGGCCCATCTGAGATTGCCGACGTGGTTGTTGACTTTTCAAAGTCAAAACTTAACTCGGTTGTTCTACATAACGGGGCGGCTTATCCTTACCCGGGTGGAGACCCTGTCAATGAGAGCAACGGGAAAGTCATGAAATTCATCATCAGCCGTAACCATGAGTATGACTCGTCAAGGGTACCAAAAAGGTTGATAAAATATCCAACGCCGAAATTGTCAGAAGTGTCAAAAACTCGTTACATTGCAATGTATGAGTACACAAGCACGATTGATGAGCCAACACATCTTTATATAAATGCATTGTCGTATGATGATCCAGTGACCGAAAAGCCCAAGGTTGGGTCAACGGAGATTTGGAATGTGATCAATTTGACAGAGGATAATCACCCGTTGCATATTCATCTTGGGCTTTTTAAGGTGCTGGATCAGACAAATATAACAGATATAGATGAATTTAGAGATTGTATGACAGAGTTTAACAATGCTGAAAAATGTGATATTGAAAAATACGCGCGTGGGAGAAAATTGAGTGTGGAACCGTACGAGAAAGGGTGGAAGAATGTGTATAAGATGCAGCCTGGATACGTGACCAGGATTATTGTCAAGTTCGCCTACTTGCATACAAATGCATCGTACCCCTTCGATGCAACTGCAGAGCCAGGATACGTCTACCATTGCCATGTAAGTTCCTCAACATATCACTGATCATAATTCATAAGCTCACACGTTTTATACGAGTATCTGATAGGATGTTTGATAATCCTATACTCGTGTTCTGTTGCACATTGTTTGGTAAAAcgataatgtgttttttttttgattgcAGATATTGGATCATGAGGATAATGTGATGATGAGGCCTTTGAAGATGGTGAAATAAGTCTGTAGATATAACATACCAGTTTACAGATTTTAGACAATTGTGTGTTGTATGAAAAACCAAATTGTTTCAAAAATGATTGACGACAGCTGCATATTATATCCAGTTATAGGTTTTGAGAGATACATCTGAAGGCATACTTACTATATACAGTTTATATATACAATCCAGACGTCAAAAATGTGGAGTATCTTACAAAAAGTTTATCTTGTGATACTAAAGTTACGGAGTAAGCATTTTTTGGATGTATAAAATgaactaaaagatgttaaaCAATGAGCATAAATTATTAATGACGTATTTCAAGTGTCTTATGAATGACAATAATTTGTGACTACAAGATTagttcaatttttaaaattttgagacCAAATGATGTTTTAGTTGTTCACAAATGAACCCATAAATAATCCTGTTTGGGCCAAAGTGTTTGCTTATTGACATTGTAGCCCATCAATATAATTCGGTTAGACCAAACTATTTTCTTCATTATAGCCTATCAATGACGTTCGGTAATTGGGTTTTGCATCGAGGCATTTAGCCACATTTCGACGTCTCAATTTGTTAAAAAAGGGTCCAGTTTGTATACCAATATGATGTTGGAAAATTAATATTTCTCACTTTTCGATTGaacttatttataatatttcaaTTATTGATCAACGTTTCTGTTTGAACTTTCAACTAAAAATgatgattaaaataaatgaGTCGATTATGCTATACTCAATTTATACAAACAATTACTCATCTCATTGTTTTGTACATCCCCTTGGTTGCATTTCTAATGATCGAATTGTAATATCTTTTGGTTATCAAAACGAATAGGTTAATGAGTTCTAATGTAATATTTTGTAGGCATGCAACATGTTTGTTTAGCTTAGTGTTTTTAAGTTTAACCGGGCAAGATTACAACAATGTTGTAATGTTGCGTCTCTTCAATTGTTTGACTTGTTTCAATCTGGTGTAACTTAGCAGTTGGAAATTGTATTTTACAAGGCCGGCCAAACTATATATTAGGGACAAGCATGTGCTCTGGGCCACCAAAAGCAAAAGGCCCCCAAAACTTCAAGCGGCTAAAAAAATTACCTATCTcgcctaaattttttttttcaaagaaaaagacaaaagttAGAGCGCAACAAGCAACCTCCCTCGAAGTCTTCATCCtccaaaaaaatattaaaaagcgTGTGATTTTTCTCTCTTATAATGTGATGACAACGAAGTCTTGTGATTATGGTGAAATCGAAGGGTTATTTACTAATGTTTCCATTCTTCAAAAATTGGGCATAAAATTGGGTAAGTGTATTCAGTGTTTTCATTCTCCAAAAATCATTCACTGGTGTTCCTAACTTCTGATTCTCACAAATTTTGTTTTGGTGTATCAGCAACTTAGCAACATCAACCAGTAGCATATAcggtttttttttccatccaCTTTACTTTGTATGCTAATAAACTAGACCCCAAATTTGATCTCGTTATCAAAAAACTTGAGCCGGGACTGATATTTTATAATGGTACCTCTCTACTTTAGTATAAGACAGGatcataaataataatgtaCTATGTACGATTGACAAAAACGCATGAAAATTAACCATTTCGTCTTCTTGTTGTAATCCCTTAACTTGTCATGGGTCATTGATAATCAAGTTGAcatataaaagcaaaaaaacaaaattgtcATTTTCATATGTTCTGTGTATTGATAATCTTCTCTTTACAAGATATCGTTCCATTTAAGCGGCGACTAAGACATTTTGGAACAAGTCTGGTAAATACAACCTCCTGTATAGATATTAAATCATCAAAACCGATCATGTATAAAAAAGGTAGATTGTTTTAATTATTGGAAGAGTCggattaaaaaatgttatacCTTTTGACATgagaatttatataaaaagatgaatgaATCGATGGAAACTGAATAGCCTTCAATACCTCGTTATGTTAAACTGTGTAAACTGGTTAACTATTGTAGGCGATGGGGAATGTAACAGGAAAATTAAATGTGACCCTATTCTTTTATTTaagttaaagaaaatgatattaaaTGATTATCATTGAGATAACGTTTATCAAAAATTGCGTCACATCTTATAGGATGGATCAAACGTCCCCTTGTCACTATCATCATCATAGCAACTAATTTGACATTGTAtattttaacataataataatgttaattaATCACATTAGATTACTACAATTGGCATGATAAAAAACCTATTACTTAAAGAAACATAAACATAAGcataaaaaaaaggttatacTAGGTGGTGTATACATATGTATGgttataaaacaataatatttgaGAGCATCATCATATCACAAGCTTTTTTTCCACATTTATGAAAATCATTCAATGTCATATGGTAACTTTCTTTTCACTCCTCAAAAACATATGTATGAAATTTTTACATCATATGAAGCTTTCAAAAAATGGCAAATTACATGTAAAAGGAATGTTCTTCCACTCAATTTCTATTTTAAGAAATGTATCTTCAAGAATCATTGTCTAGTAATTAATGATTGCAAACAtctttaatataacttttttttttttttaataatataaagtaagcttttttaaaaagatatatataggaTATGTATCAACCTATGCATACACAGCCAGCCAGCCAAGTAGTAGAAGCCAACcaacaaacttttaaataaacCAATCTTATAGCattcatacataaatatattttactaACATATATTCTCCCTTACAACTGTCTTGTTTTCCCTTTCACCATATACACgcattcttttcttcttttcaaaatctttaacTCTTTTTCATCAATCATTGACTTTACACCAATGGCAGGGGATGATGATGCCACGGCCGTTATCATGGCGATCCAGCCTCTTATTCGTTTAGTCCACGACGTGGCACAGAACTCGGGTGTTGGTTTTACAGGAAGTTTTAAGAAAGATTGTATAGACTTGTCAAGAAGAGTTGCATTGTTGTCACATTTCTTGGAAGAAATTAAGGACTTTAAAGGGCCCTTGGATTCGGCGTTGGATTGTTTGTTGTCAGAGTTGACGGTAGCTGTTAAAGGGGCTAAAAGTTTGATTGTGTCTGCAGGAAGCTTTGATCATAATATATCCCCTGTAAGTATGCTACTTTCAACTTTTTAAGTGCTACAATCCATCTCTCATTTGCTTATATTATGCTACTTTTCTTTAAAGGATATTGGAGATTCGGAGAAAATTGCGTTTCAGTTCCAATGCGTTACCTGGAGACTGGAAAAAGCATTAGCTAACTTGCCATATGATCATTTTGAGATCTCAGAGGAAGTTAAGGAACAAGTAAGTCTTGAAAATATTTGATTGAATGATTATATTTGATGTCATGGGAGTTTGGTTTTTAGTGAATTATGATTATGTAGGTTGATTTAGTAAGATGCCAGTTGAAACGAGCATCACAACGATATGGTGGATCACATGATTTGGGATGTAGTTTGTCTCCGGAGTTGTTGGCAAAAGAGTCTTATTCAATTCAGACAAGTGATATTGATCATCATGACGTTGAGTCAAAAGTAGAAGGGGTTTCAAATGAAACCCTTTTGAATGATCCTGATGAAATGATTTATCAGTCTGCAACTACATCTTCTGAGGCATCATCGGTATTAGAACCTAATGATGAAACGAACGTCGTTGAAGAGAACAAGAAGGTTGGCTCTCCTGTGATTCCAGAGGACTTCCTTTGCCCGATTTCTCTGGAGCTCATCAGAGATCCTGTAATTGTGTCCACGGGACAGGTATATGGAATTTAGTATTGTAGGAGTGTTTTGCTTTATGTCTTGAAAGTGATTGTGTGATATTCCATAATCAAACCTAGATAATTAGCTGTTATAAAACGGTCACAGAAGATACAACTTGCAGCTTGGATAATGGGTCTGCTTGAAATTGTAATATTTAGCTTTTTGAGTCATTGGGGTGTTTGGCAAGTTCTGATCATCCAAGAAACTAACACATAAAGAGAATAAGTTCACCAAAATGTATCCAAGTTGTCACATTTTGCCACATAAGTTGCACGCTAGGCATTCGTGTAGTACAGGAGTAGGATAGATTGccgttcaaaaagaaaaaaagcaaTCCTTGTTGAGTAGTTTTGCTGTAACCAGTATAGTGTTTATTTGACCCTCAAACTGCTTTTATTTTACAGACTTATGACAGATTATACATACAAAGATGGATAAATTGTGGGAATACAACATGCCCAAAAACTCGGCAGAAACTTCAAAACCTCACTCTTACTCCCAACtatgttttgagaagtttgATTACTCAATGGTGTACCAATAACAATGTTGACCACCCAAGTTTGCTACTGACAAACAGAAGATTAAAAAAGAGCGACGGATCATTTGTTGATGTAAGCCGAGACATTGCTCTCATTGAAACAATCGTTCAAAACCTTTCAAGCAActctattgaagaacgtaaagcTGCTGCCTCTGAAATTCGGTcattatcaaaaagaagcacGGACAACAGAATACTAATTGCAGAAGCTGGGGCTATTCCAATCCTTGTTGATTTATTAACATCTGAAGATAGTATTACACAACAACACGCAGTGACTTCAATTTTAAACCTTTCAATATATGAAGACAACCGGGAGCTCATAATGCTTGCTAATGCAGTACCTTCAATAGTTCAAGTCCTTAGATCAGGAAGTATGCAAACAAGAGAAAATGCAGCCGCTACCCTTTTTAGCTTATCACTTGCTGATGAAAACAAGATCATAATAGGTGCCTCTGGGGCAATCCCGCTTTTGGTTGAGCTTCTTGAAAACGGAAGCAGAAGAGGGAAAAATGATGCTGCTACAGCATTATTTAATCTGTGTATTTATCAAGGAAACAAAGGAAAGGCGGTCAGGGCCGGGATCATTTCAGCATTACTCAAAATGTTGACTGATTCAAGTGGTTTAATGGTTGATGAAGCTTTGACCATACTTTCGATTCTTGCTAGCCACCAAGAAGCTAAAGCCGTGATGGTGAGAGCATGCATCATTCCTAGTTTAGTTGACCATATGGCAAATGGGAACtcaagaaataaagaaaatgctACTTCCATTTTGCTTTCTTTGTGCAAACGAGATAATGATAATCTTTGTTTAATAAGCAGACTCGGGGCATTGACACCACTGATAAAGCTTGCAAATAATGGCTCAGACCGAGCTAAACGAAAGGCTAACTCATTGTTGGGGTATCTTCAAAGGTTTCAACAACAAACCGAAGATAACATCaactaaaatatttatgatactcttgattgatttaattattgattttttacACTTTTGAAATGAAGATAAACTAAAGAGGTGAAGCAACTCCTTGTGTTTTCTTCCTTGGTTGTTGTTTGTTTGACGTTTCAGAATAACATTTACATTTGTTTAAAGATGAATCAAtatcaaatttttatattttatttaattgattgacTAATCTCACCTTCTCAAAATCATGTCCTAATTGTGTCTTAATTATTGCTAAAGGACAAATCCTTTCCTGAGCATTGACAGCATAGTTAGAACAATTATCTAACTATTATTCTCATCAACAATTATTGAACTAACTAATCATTACTTATTATTAGGACATTAACCAATCAATTACACAACTACATTAGCAAACTAATCATGGCTGAAGTTGAATAGCATAAACCCAGATGTTCTATATAAATATGCCCCAAGGCCCAGCAAAACTTAGCAGCCGAAATCATCCAAAAGAGAAAATTGGCACATGAGAATTGAGATCTTATATTACCACAACTGCAGATTTTGTATTGCCTTTCCTGACCCATATATATGCGCAGTTGATAACTGTATATACAGATCCAAATAAACTGACCACTGGAGAATCTCTGAAAACTTTACCCATATCAAACGATACAAAACTTGACTGCCCAAGCTAAAAATACATCCACCTGAAAAACAATTTGCAGATTTAGACATGTATAATGTTTCCTATTAACCTAGCCAGCTGTATATCTCAAGCCCATAGAAGACTTGCAGCAAACTGGAAGCATTACAAACTGCTTAAGTAACAAACGAAAAGACCTAGCACACTGTCAAACTTACATGGCCATAGGATAAGttgaacaaacaaaaaaaaaaaaaaatgaaacccGAACAAACTGGGCCAAAAACCAGTAGATATATCTGTGAAACTTAGAAGGAGATCATCATCTATCGTATTTAGCTTTCACCAAACTTTCGTTCATAGTTATTACAAATATAATAGGAAGAACATATAGCCGGCGCAAAATGTTAGCATTAAACTTAAAGTTCTTATAGGTAAAGGCACACGTGACATCTTCTCACTTTTCTTcacaagagaaaaaaaagagataagTTTGATGTTAACGATAAAAATCAAAGATTTGGTTTATAAAATAATGCCAGGGATGGAATTCATGCATCTCCTTTAAGAGCATGTTCCATGACTTTATTCCCTAAAACTCGTTCTACGACCAAGTAGAGAAATCATAAGTTATGGTTATGGGACAATAATCTTGCACATGGGATACAATCCAACTCTCGAATTATACAAAATACTATGCTCGTTTAGTGCGCCTTCCAACTTTAAGTGCCAGCTCTGTATCAATTTTCAGGGATATATCAACTGCTTTCACTGAGTGTGTCAGTGCTCCACTGTATACATGAACAAATCATGCAATAAATCATAATGCTTTTTACTTATAGAAACTTTATTACAATCAATAAAGCCGACATCAATAAATTTTACTAAGTTTGTTTAACCCATTGTTACCTGGATA includes these proteins:
- the LOC122578499 gene encoding multicopper oxidase LPR1-like, whose protein sequence is MIHTFVLVHILLFVVVHGDVGGGQQLVSPSQLRMFVDEIPDMPRIKGYDVLHHDGLPVSKTLKITMFQKNWKFHRDLPPTKVFAYGETKRTATVPGPTIEAIHGVSTYVTWQNHLPSQHILPWDPTIPTAIPRTKMGVPTVVHLHGGIDEPQSDGNSHSWFTARFKERGPMWTKKTYQYHNQQQPGNLYYHDHAMGLTRVNLLAGLFGAYIIRHEDVEAPLGLPNGDEFDRPLVVFDRTFRANGSIYMDLKGNNPSIHPQWQPEYFGDVIVVNGKAWPYMNVRRRKYRFRIINASNARFFKFFFSNGLSFIHVASDSVYNEESVLVKELLLGPSEIADVVVDFSKSKLNSVVLHNGAAYPYPGGDPVNESNGKVMKFIISRNHEYDSSRVPKRLIKYPTPKLSEVSKTRYIAMYEYTSTIDEPTHLYINALSYDDPVTEKPKVGSTEIWNVINLTEDNHPLHIHLGLFKVLDQTNITDIDEFRDCMTEFNNAEKCDIEKYARGRKLSVEPYEKGWKNVYKMQPGYVTRIIVKFAYLHTNASYPFDATAEPGYVYHCHILDHEDNVMMRPLKMVK
- the LOC122579142 gene encoding U-box domain-containing protein 11-like, encoding MAGDDDATAVIMAIQPLIRLVHDVAQNSGVGFTGSFKKDCIDLSRRVALLSHFLEEIKDFKGPLDSALDCLLSELTVAVKGAKSLIVSAGSFDHNISPDIGDSEKIAFQFQCVTWRLEKALANLPYDHFEISEEVKEQVDLVRCQLKRASQRYGGSHDLGCSLSPELLAKESYSIQTSDIDHHDVESKVEGVSNETLLNDPDEMIYQSATTSSEASSVLEPNDETNVVEENKKVGSPVIPEDFLCPISLELIRDPVIVSTGQTYDRLYIQRWINCGNTTCPKTRQKLQNLTLTPNYVLRSLITQWCTNNNVDHPSLLLTNRRLKKSDGSFVDVSRDIALIETIVQNLSSNSIEERKAAASEIRSLSKRSTDNRILIAEAGAIPILVDLLTSEDSITQQHAVTSILNLSIYEDNRELIMLANAVPSIVQVLRSGSMQTRENAAATLFSLSLADENKIIIGASGAIPLLVELLENGSRRGKNDAATALFNLCIYQGNKGKAVRAGIISALLKMLTDSSGLMVDEALTILSILASHQEAKAVMVRACIIPSLVDHMANGNSRNKENATSILLSLCKRDNDNLCLISRLGALTPLIKLANNGSDRAKRKANSLLGYLQRFQQQTEDNIN